From Methanosarcina lacustris Z-7289, one genomic window encodes:
- a CDS encoding ArsR/SmtB family transcription factor gives MSYCCPADPEKKKEWEEKMLQEIDFLDNDIKKASERFSALGHPIRLKIAYFLSQRDHCVCELTFKLNERQNLVSHHLTIMKNCGIIEAYSSSKWRFYRLNPEFGNILNIISQMQNKKSE, from the coding sequence ATGAGCTATTGCTGCCCTGCAGACCCCGAGAAAAAAAAGGAATGGGAAGAGAAAATGCTCCAGGAAATAGATTTTCTGGACAATGACATTAAAAAAGCCAGTGAGAGATTCAGCGCTCTCGGGCATCCGATAAGACTGAAAATTGCTTATTTTCTCTCTCAGCGAGACCACTGTGTCTGCGAACTGACATTCAAGTTAAACGAGAGACAGAACCTGGTTTCCCATCATCTGACTATCATGAAAAACTGCGGGATTATCGAAGCTTACAGCAGCTCAAAATGGAGGTTTTACAGGTTGAACCCTGAATTTGGAAACATTTTGAACATCATATCGCAGATGCAAAACAAAAAATCCGAATAA
- a CDS encoding putative zinc-binding protein, with protein MAEEAKCACGIANVGIFACSGGSNVGQIANKVAIELTKQEVGKMMCTVGIGGRIKGLMKSAEGSERLIAIDGCPLNCTKETLELAGFTPDRHIVISELGIKKSKDLDLKDEEVKEALDKIKEILQSD; from the coding sequence ATGGCAGAAGAAGCAAAATGTGCATGCGGGATAGCAAACGTAGGGATCTTTGCCTGCAGCGGAGGGTCCAACGTAGGCCAGATCGCAAACAAAGTCGCAATCGAACTTACAAAGCAGGAAGTCGGGAAAATGATGTGCACTGTTGGGATCGGCGGCAGGATTAAAGGCCTTATGAAATCGGCCGAAGGTTCCGAAAGGCTCATAGCCATTGACGGCTGCCCCTTAAATTGCACAAAAGAAACCCTTGAGCTTGCCGGTTTTACCCCTGACAGGCACATTGTGATCTCCGAGTTAGGGATCAAAAAAAGCAAAGACCTGGACCTCAAGGATGAAGAAGTTAAAGAAGCCCTGGATAAGATAAAGGAGATACTGCAGTCCGATTGA
- a CDS encoding magnesium transporter CorA family protein, with the protein MLQIFKSIDAGMTILDQIENGAWINLVNPSEREISYVSETLSIPVDHIKAALDEEERARIEVDGDCTVVLIDTPVPSTNVQEGGIYYTVPLGIIITDKNIVTVSLLENHVINEFIERKIKSFFTFKKTRFFLQILYKNSKLYLQYLRNIDKASGLIETRLHKSLRNKELIQLLELEKSLVYFSTSLKSNEMVLEKIQRSNPIKMYPEDAELLDDVIIENKQAIEMANIYSNILSGTMDAYASVISNNLNIVMKFLTSATIVLSIPTMTASFFGMNVDVPFKNNPHAFAIIFIISMFFSVILAITMAKKEMF; encoded by the coding sequence ATGCTTCAGATATTCAAATCAATAGATGCTGGAATGACGATTCTGGATCAAATTGAAAATGGAGCATGGATTAATCTGGTAAATCCCAGTGAACGGGAAATCTCATATGTTTCGGAAACTCTGAGCATTCCTGTTGACCACATTAAAGCTGCCCTTGATGAAGAGGAACGTGCAAGGATTGAAGTCGACGGAGACTGTACTGTTGTATTGATAGATACCCCTGTGCCGAGTACGAATGTTCAGGAAGGGGGAATATATTATACCGTTCCGCTTGGAATTATTATTACTGATAAAAATATTGTCACTGTTTCTCTGCTAGAGAATCATGTCATAAATGAGTTTATTGAACGTAAAATAAAATCCTTTTTTACATTTAAAAAAACACGCTTCTTTTTGCAGATTCTCTATAAAAACTCAAAATTATATCTCCAGTACCTCCGTAATATTGACAAAGCAAGTGGGCTTATTGAAACCAGACTGCACAAGTCCCTGAGAAATAAAGAGTTAATTCAACTCCTTGAACTGGAAAAAAGTCTTGTATATTTTTCTACATCTTTGAAAAGCAATGAAATGGTTCTTGAAAAAATTCAAAGATCCAATCCTATTAAGATGTATCCCGAAGATGCCGAACTGCTTGATGATGTTATTATCGAAAATAAGCAGGCAATTGAAATGGCAAATATTTATAGCAATATCCTGAGCGGGACAATGGATGCATACGCATCGGTCATCTCCAACAACTTAAATATTGTGATGAAATTCCTGACATCTGCCACTATCGTCTTGTCGATCCCAACAATGACAGCAAGCTTTTTCGGAATGAACGTTGATGTCCCATTCAAGAATAATCCTCATGCTTTTGCAATCATCTTCATAATTTCTATGTTTTTCTCGGTCATTTTAGCAATAACCATGGCTAAAAAAGAAATGTTTTAA
- a CDS encoding DsrE/DsrF/TusD sulfur relay family protein: MKTLTIVLTDGPYISEYAEIACKLAENALKRYHVNIFLYLDAVHIPKKDQNPSFFINTGELFTGLAEKGAVIRACARCAAARGYIAEEETVNGSNCRDYLPGIKISSLYELSEMLSKSDRVISLSR, encoded by the coding sequence TTGAAGACACTGACCATAGTGCTCACTGACGGTCCTTATATTTCCGAATACGCTGAGATTGCCTGCAAACTAGCCGAAAACGCACTTAAACGGTATCATGTGAACATATTCCTGTACCTGGATGCAGTGCATATCCCCAAGAAAGACCAGAATCCATCCTTTTTTATCAACACAGGCGAACTTTTCACCGGACTCGCTGAGAAAGGGGCTGTAATCAGAGCCTGTGCACGGTGTGCTGCTGCAAGAGGTTACATAGCAGAAGAGGAAACTGTGAACGGAAGTAACTGCAGAGACTACTTGCCTGGAATAAAAATATCCAGTCTCTATGAACTTTCAGAAATGCTAAGTAAGAGCGATAGAGTAATTTCACTTTCGAGATGA
- a CDS encoding sulfite exporter TauE/SafE family protein, whose protein sequence is MEMIFIIGLLITGIIVGLASGLLGVGGCFIMVPVQFWVLTQMGIEPTIAIRIAFGTNLAVVLPTAISGTYGHNKNGAVLWKQASYLGAFGFCGAILGAYIASNLPGDVLKTAFGLVIVLGAVRMLTAKPMKIDEEPSESPMLYAIAGIFLGLVSGIIGIGGGVVMIPIMVLGLRFRMHQAIGTSTAVMAIIAIGGILSYMYNGWNVSGLPAYSLGYVNLLQLALLAGTSVPMAFVGSKIAHMLSHKTLMNIFIIVMLYMGLKMIGVYSWLGLPL, encoded by the coding sequence ATGGAAATGATATTTATTATCGGTCTGCTCATTACAGGAATAATTGTTGGTCTTGCTTCCGGGCTCTTAGGTGTTGGAGGGTGCTTTATCATGGTTCCTGTCCAGTTCTGGGTCCTGACGCAAATGGGAATTGAACCTACTATTGCAATACGTATTGCTTTTGGTACCAACCTTGCTGTGGTCCTTCCGACAGCAATCAGTGGAACGTACGGCCACAATAAAAACGGTGCTGTGCTCTGGAAACAAGCTTCCTACCTTGGAGCTTTTGGCTTCTGCGGCGCGATCCTGGGGGCTTACATTGCCAGCAATCTTCCCGGGGATGTACTTAAAACAGCATTTGGGCTTGTAATAGTTCTGGGGGCTGTAAGGATGTTGACAGCCAAACCTATGAAGATAGATGAGGAACCGTCCGAATCCCCAATGTTGTATGCAATTGCCGGTATTTTCCTTGGACTTGTATCCGGAATAATAGGCATTGGCGGAGGAGTCGTAATGATCCCTATTATGGTCCTGGGACTGAGATTCCGGATGCATCAGGCTATAGGTACATCCACAGCAGTGATGGCTATTATTGCCATTGGTGGAATCCTTTCATACATGTATAACGGCTGGAATGTTTCGGGATTGCCTGCCTATTCACTGGGCTATGTCAACCTGCTCCAGCTTGCACTCCTGGCGGGTACCAGTGTACCGATGGCTTTTGTGGGTTCCAAAATAGCACACATGCTGTCCCATAAAACTCTCATGAATATCTTTATCATAGTGATGCTGTACATGGGATTGAAAATGATTGGAGTTTATAGCTGGTTGGGTTTACCTCTGTGA
- a CDS encoding cytochrome c biogenesis CcdA family protein, producing the protein MFSDFLPVAAFFAGVVSVLSPCILPVIPAVFAYSTEKGKFRPLAIVSGLSLSFTSMGIVTSLFGATLTAYLGYLNIFAEALLITMGVSLLFDLNIFNVFGNFSSLANSKKEGLFGGLLLGLSLGIVWLPCVGSVLGSILTMVAVSGKITYGALMLFIYSIGFSIPMLLVAYSASFSSKKLQKVSKYGFPLKKVAGLIVLGVGFYMVYQNHFGSF; encoded by the coding sequence TTGTTTTCAGACTTTCTCCCGGTTGCTGCTTTCTTTGCAGGGGTCGTCAGTGTACTCTCCCCCTGTATCCTTCCTGTAATTCCGGCAGTTTTTGCTTATTCAACTGAAAAAGGAAAGTTCAGGCCTCTTGCAATCGTATCAGGGCTGTCTCTTTCTTTTACCAGTATGGGAATCGTCACTTCCCTTTTCGGAGCGACGCTCACGGCTTATCTAGGTTACCTTAATATTTTTGCCGAAGCTCTTCTGATCACTATGGGCGTTTCATTGCTCTTCGACCTCAATATTTTCAATGTGTTTGGAAATTTTTCATCACTTGCAAATTCCAAAAAAGAGGGGCTGTTCGGAGGCCTTTTGCTTGGTCTCTCTCTAGGGATTGTCTGGCTTCCATGTGTGGGCTCAGTACTTGGTTCAATCCTTACAATGGTTGCTGTTTCAGGTAAAATTACGTATGGAGCGCTGATGCTTTTCATCTATTCCATTGGCTTTTCAATTCCAATGCTGCTTGTTGCTTATTCTGCAAGCTTTTCTTCCAAAAAGCTTCAGAAAGTTTCAAAATACGGTTTTCCGTTAAAAAAAGTGGCAGGCCTTATTGTTTTGGGAGTTGGCTTTTATATGGTTTACCAGAACCACTTCGGCAGCTTCTGA
- the iscB gene encoding RNA-guided endonuclease IscB: MLVFVINQNKKPLMPCKPSKARKLLQAGKAKVIRNTPFTIKLLFGSSGYTQPVIAGMDTGSKVVGCAAIANGKVLYQSEIYLRENVSKKMEQRKMYRRTRRGRKTRYRPSRFANRGNSTKEGRLAPSIRSKLEAHFREKRLVESLLPVTGWKVELASFDIHKITNPEVSGIGYQEGDLKGFYNVKAYVLDRDGYTCQHCRGKSKDSRLHCHHIVFRSQKGTDAPENLITLCETCHKALHNGEFKLSGNKSKTKHATEIGILKSQIRKSGWSFAETFGYETKYRREQVLKLLKTHYFDAVAICCRDDQNVEVEDSVLLKRNVSKGDYQQRTGKRSEKKIPTGKLFGLRKFDLVKTSKGIGFVKGKRSSGFFAISDLFGNKISDSVNVKKKCRRLSARSTTLVQMVQMTHSSPTCHFRQAGTVEEGVSC, encoded by the coding sequence ATGTTAGTTTTCGTAATCAATCAAAACAAAAAACCACTAATGCCCTGTAAACCTTCAAAAGCCAGAAAGCTACTGCAAGCAGGCAAGGCAAAAGTGATCCGAAATACTCCATTCACAATCAAGTTACTTTTCGGAAGCAGTGGCTATACTCAACCTGTAATTGCAGGGATGGATACCGGCTCTAAGGTCGTGGGCTGTGCAGCCATTGCTAACGGAAAAGTGTTGTATCAGTCCGAAATCTACCTTAGAGAAAACGTTTCAAAAAAGATGGAACAACGGAAGATGTACCGGAGAACCAGAAGAGGTAGAAAAACAAGGTACAGACCCTCAAGATTTGCTAACCGGGGAAATTCAACAAAAGAAGGAAGATTGGCTCCTTCTATCCGAAGCAAACTTGAAGCTCATTTCCGGGAAAAGAGGTTGGTGGAATCCCTGCTTCCTGTAACCGGGTGGAAGGTAGAGCTTGCCTCCTTTGATATTCACAAAATAACAAATCCGGAGGTTTCCGGGATCGGATATCAGGAAGGGGACCTTAAAGGCTTCTACAATGTCAAAGCTTACGTTCTGGATCGGGACGGCTACACCTGCCAGCACTGCAGGGGAAAGTCAAAGGATTCCCGGCTGCATTGCCATCATATCGTTTTCAGGTCACAGAAGGGAACAGATGCACCAGAAAACCTGATAACGCTCTGTGAAACCTGTCACAAAGCCCTGCACAATGGAGAATTCAAGCTTTCAGGGAACAAGTCAAAAACAAAACATGCAACTGAAATCGGGATCCTCAAATCCCAAATCCGGAAATCCGGCTGGAGTTTTGCAGAGACTTTCGGGTACGAAACAAAGTACAGGAGAGAGCAGGTCTTGAAGTTGTTAAAAACACATTACTTTGATGCTGTTGCTATTTGTTGTAGGGACGATCAGAATGTAGAGGTAGAAGATTCGGTTTTACTAAAAAGAAACGTTAGCAAGGGGGATTATCAGCAAAGGACAGGAAAAAGATCCGAAAAGAAAATACCTACCGGGAAACTGTTTGGGCTCAGGAAATTTGATCTTGTAAAAACAAGTAAAGGAATAGGGTTTGTTAAAGGCAAAAGATCTTCCGGATTCTTTGCTATTTCGGATCTGTTTGGAAACAAAATATCAGATAGTGTTAACGTGAAGAAAAAATGCAGGAGACTGAGTGCGAGGAGTACAACATTAGTTCAGATGGTACAGATGACGCATTCCTCCCCCACCTGCCATTTCCGGCAAGCCGGAACTGTCGAGGAAGGGGTCTCCTGCTGA
- a CDS encoding permease, with amino-acid sequence MVDIFYPLQWIADKLTYEVFGIMPATHLAASVNFIIYDVLKIFVLLSVMIFAVSYIRTYITPEKTRKVLGGKTGLHYHLIASLIGAVSPFCSCSSVPLFIGFVEAGIPLGVTFSFLITSPLVNEAAVAVLWATIGLKATVIYVVSGIVLGVLGGYVIGVLKLERYVEDFVYKIKVGKQTNEQESLTIKERTDLAIESVKDIMGRVWIYVIIGVTIGGIFHGYAPEGILEKYAGKDNLLAVPIAVLIGIPLYSNVMGMIPIVESLIGKGLPIGTSLAFLMSVTAVSLPEMIILKKVLKKELIAIFVLIVTLSIIFTGYLFNILL; translated from the coding sequence ATGGTTGATATATTTTATCCTCTGCAATGGATTGCAGACAAACTGACATACGAGGTTTTCGGGATAATGCCCGCTACTCACCTTGCGGCCAGTGTCAACTTCATCATTTACGACGTGTTGAAAATCTTCGTCCTGCTTTCCGTGATGATTTTTGCGGTCTCCTACATCAGAACCTATATCACTCCGGAAAAAACAAGAAAGGTGCTCGGAGGCAAAACAGGACTCCATTACCATCTGATAGCTTCCCTGATAGGGGCAGTCTCTCCATTCTGTTCATGCTCATCGGTGCCTCTTTTTATCGGGTTTGTGGAAGCTGGAATACCCCTCGGAGTTACCTTCTCTTTCCTTATCACATCCCCCCTGGTAAACGAAGCTGCTGTAGCCGTACTCTGGGCAACCATCGGCTTGAAGGCAACTGTAATTTATGTGGTATCGGGTATTGTGCTTGGAGTGCTTGGCGGCTATGTTATCGGCGTCCTGAAACTGGAAAGGTATGTAGAAGATTTCGTTTACAAAATAAAAGTCGGTAAACAGACTAACGAACAGGAAAGCCTGACCATAAAGGAAAGGACAGACCTTGCTATTGAAAGTGTTAAAGACATAATGGGAAGAGTCTGGATCTACGTGATCATAGGGGTCACTATAGGAGGTATCTTCCACGGCTATGCTCCCGAAGGCATCCTTGAAAAATATGCAGGTAAGGACAACCTGCTTGCCGTGCCGATTGCTGTCCTTATTGGAATCCCCCTCTACTCAAATGTAATGGGCATGATCCCAATAGTTGAGAGCCTGATCGGAAAAGGACTCCCGATAGGGACTTCACTGGCATTCCTGATGTCGGTTACAGCTGTGTCCCTGCCTGAAATGATCATCCTTAAAAAGGTGCTGAAAAAAGAACTGATTGCGATCTTTGTCTTGATTGTGACACTGTCAATCATCTTCACTGGATACCTTTTCAATATACTGCTATGA
- a CDS encoding thioredoxin family protein, with the protein MKIEILGSGCAKCKKTKEMAEKAVKEMGVEAEIVKVEDFDKILGYGVMITPALVIDGDVKVAGKVPSVEDIKKWITE; encoded by the coding sequence ATGAAAATAGAAATACTGGGTTCAGGTTGCGCAAAATGCAAGAAGACAAAAGAAATGGCCGAAAAAGCCGTTAAGGAAATGGGTGTTGAAGCTGAAATCGTCAAGGTAGAAGACTTTGACAAAATCCTGGGATACGGGGTCATGATCACTCCTGCTCTTGTTATTGATGGAGATGTGAAAGTCGCAGGCAAGGTGCCGAGTGTAGAGGACATCAAAAAGTGGATTACCGAATAA
- a CDS encoding arsenic resistance protein, whose product MLQTYLIFEIVYEGAKYLKIPYREAAPSTFIGASNFFELAVAVALILFGMESGAALATVVGVLVEVQVMLSLVKIMNKNREKFRF is encoded by the coding sequence GTGCTGCAAACTTACCTGATCTTCGAGATCGTGTATGAAGGAGCAAAATACCTGAAAATTCCCTACAGGGAAGCTGCACCTTCAACCTTTATCGGCGCCAGTAATTTCTTTGAACTGGCAGTGGCAGTAGCCTTAATTCTGTTCGGAATGGAATCAGGAGCTGCACTCGCAACCGTTGTGGGAGTGCTTGTGGAAGTGCAAGTTATGCTTTCCCTTGTGAAAATCATGAACAAGAATAGGGAAAAATTCAGGTTCTGA
- a CDS encoding universal stress protein, with amino-acid sequence MISTVLVPADFTIEMEDLLSCIGELKNAGLKKVILLHVVDIHKRQGIAPMFERNAKERVEDYARFARELELETETLVVLGDVRRTIAEIADREDVDAIIMGATTKGFIKGKLLGKTTEYIARSSKKILLVEKYEAMKEGKEVYEKACRATFSRVLVPIDFSKEAMKAIEQLQEFKGIVKEVLFLHVIDDIKDLDLLDEQIEEAKEKLLRIKEQLEGIKSQYLVVEGIPSEEIVKFASMEDITLIMLTAHGKGALIDLLLGSTAENVLRKTTKPVMIIPASKEFEGEEWDEGEEYA; translated from the coding sequence ATGATAAGCACAGTACTTGTTCCTGCGGATTTTACAATCGAAATGGAAGATTTGCTCAGCTGCATAGGGGAACTTAAAAACGCCGGCTTAAAGAAAGTTATCCTGCTGCATGTCGTGGATATACATAAAAGACAGGGGATTGCCCCTATGTTTGAACGGAATGCAAAGGAAAGGGTTGAGGATTATGCACGTTTTGCCAGGGAACTTGAGCTTGAAACCGAAACCCTGGTAGTGTTAGGAGACGTAAGAAGGACAATTGCGGAGATCGCAGACCGGGAAGACGTTGATGCAATAATAATGGGGGCTACTACTAAAGGATTCATAAAGGGGAAGCTTCTCGGAAAAACTACGGAATACATAGCACGCAGTTCAAAGAAAATACTGCTGGTTGAAAAGTATGAAGCTATGAAAGAAGGAAAGGAAGTTTATGAGAAGGCATGCCGGGCAACGTTCTCCAGGGTTCTTGTACCTATCGACTTTTCAAAAGAGGCAATGAAAGCAATAGAACAGCTTCAGGAGTTTAAAGGGATCGTAAAAGAAGTTCTGTTCCTGCATGTAATAGATGACATAAAAGACCTGGACCTGCTGGATGAACAGATAGAAGAAGCAAAAGAAAAGCTCCTGAGAATAAAGGAGCAGCTTGAAGGTATAAAGAGCCAGTACCTTGTTGTTGAAGGAATCCCATCCGAGGAAATTGTAAAATTTGCCAGCATGGAAGATATCACCCTTATCATGTTGACTGCCCACGGGAAAGGAGCCTTAATAGACCTCCTGCTCGGAAGCACGGCAGAAAATGTACTTCGGAAAACCACAAAGCCCGTGATGATCATCCCTGCAAGCAAAGAGTTCGAGGGAGAAGAGTGGGACGAAGGGGAAGAATATGCCTGA
- a CDS encoding DUF6951 family protein, with translation MTEITVNSTICSFTHKIRGSMKGDKIIVDIETPCEKIKKLSHMEIPMMETLDIKNNYVIDRAQEAQCSSNCLVPCAVLNLCKLESGFMAKSLAKKAGSISIEFNSV, from the coding sequence TTGACCGAAATTACAGTAAACTCTACCATCTGCAGCTTTACCCACAAAATTAGGGGGAGTATGAAAGGCGATAAGATTATTGTAGATATCGAAACCCCCTGTGAAAAAATAAAAAAGCTTTCACATATGGAAATTCCCATGATGGAAACCCTGGACATCAAGAACAACTACGTGATTGATAGAGCACAGGAAGCGCAGTGTTCCTCAAACTGCCTGGTTCCCTGCGCCGTACTTAACCTCTGTAAGCTGGAAAGTGGTTTTATGGCGAAGTCCCTGGCAAAAAAAGCAGGCAGTATCAGTATCGAATTCAATAGTGTATGA
- a CDS encoding permease produces MTLDYITYLISVGLQSLQEYLALHVLMCLLPAFFLAGAIASLFSKESVLKFFGADAPKYVSYTVAAVSGCLLAVCSCTVLPLFAGIYKRGAGIGPATTFLFSAPAINILAIVYTAKILGYDLGAARAFTAILLSVLVGLIMAFLYEGKVTERKSIKTFGEEEHKHSVEIFVVLIAVLIAPELMSSWGWKYTTQFLVWIPMLGLTALLSFKWFSKEELESWMGETWFLIKQITPLLLLGVFFAGIAVVVLPKELVAAFVGGNSLTSNFISSVAGAFMYFSTLTEVPIIKALTLLGMGKGPSLAMLLAGPALSLPNMIVINRIMGTKKGMSYISLVVLIATVSGYIFGVMFV; encoded by the coding sequence ATGACTCTTGATTATATCACTTATCTCATATCCGTTGGGCTTCAATCGCTGCAGGAGTACCTTGCACTCCATGTACTTATGTGTCTTTTGCCCGCCTTTTTCCTGGCTGGCGCGATTGCCTCCCTCTTTTCCAAGGAATCGGTACTGAAGTTCTTCGGAGCGGACGCCCCAAAATATGTCTCGTACACGGTAGCTGCGGTTTCAGGCTGCCTCCTTGCAGTTTGCAGCTGTACGGTGCTCCCCCTCTTTGCAGGAATATATAAACGGGGAGCAGGTATAGGTCCTGCAACCACATTTTTATTCTCTGCCCCTGCGATCAATATCCTTGCAATTGTCTATACAGCGAAAATCCTGGGATATGACCTCGGAGCAGCCCGTGCCTTCACAGCAATTCTTCTTTCCGTACTTGTTGGTTTAATTATGGCCTTTTTGTATGAAGGAAAAGTAACCGAACGCAAGTCCATAAAAACCTTCGGAGAAGAAGAACACAAGCACAGCGTTGAAATCTTTGTTGTGCTAATTGCAGTCCTTATAGCCCCTGAGCTGATGTCCTCCTGGGGCTGGAAGTACACAACCCAGTTTCTTGTCTGGATCCCAATGCTAGGACTTACGGCCTTACTATCTTTCAAATGGTTTTCAAAAGAAGAACTTGAGAGCTGGATGGGAGAAACCTGGTTCCTGATAAAACAGATCACCCCTCTGCTCCTGCTGGGAGTTTTCTTTGCCGGGATTGCAGTTGTAGTACTCCCCAAAGAGCTTGTAGCGGCTTTTGTGGGAGGAAACTCTCTAACTTCAAACTTTATTTCCTCAGTAGCCGGAGCCTTCATGTATTTTTCCACCCTTACGGAAGTGCCAATCATTAAAGCCCTCACGCTACTTGGAATGGGAAAAGGCCCTTCCCTTGCCATGCTCCTTGCAGGTCCGGCACTCAGTCTACCGAATATGATCGTTATCAACAGGATCATGGGAACTAAAAAAGGCATGTCCTATATTTCCCTCGTGGTTTTGATTGCGACCGTTTCAGGGTATATATTCGGAGTTATGTTTGTATAA
- a CDS encoding ArsR/SmtB family transcription factor, whose amino-acid sequence MINEENIQIFKALSEETRYKIIKVLLEGEKCACEIPDLIGRTQSNTSMHLAKLQDWDIIKVRKDGKKRLYSIDNEKVRKLLKLLEE is encoded by the coding sequence ATGATTAATGAAGAAAATATACAGATATTCAAAGCCCTCAGTGAAGAGACCAGATATAAAATAATAAAAGTCCTGCTCGAAGGAGAGAAATGCGCCTGTGAGATTCCGGACCTCATAGGCAGGACCCAGTCCAACACCTCGATGCATCTTGCAAAACTGCAGGACTGGGATATTATCAAAGTAAGAAAGGACGGGAAGAAGAGGCTTTATTCCATAGACAACGAAAAGGTCCGGAAGCTTCTGAAGTTACTTGAAGAATAA
- a CDS encoding DUF6951 family protein: protein MAKITVNSTICDFTHKICGSMKGGKIIVDIETPCEKIKKISHLEIPMMETMDIKDNYVMDRAKEAKCCSNCMVPCGVLNLCKLESGFLAKSLAKKAGSLSIDFDEV, encoded by the coding sequence ATGGCTAAAATTACTGTCAACTCCACAATATGTGACTTTACCCACAAAATCTGTGGGAGCATGAAAGGCGGAAAAATCATTGTAGATATCGAAACTCCATGTGAAAAAATAAAGAAAATCTCGCACCTGGAAATTCCCATGATGGAAACCATGGATATCAAAGACAACTATGTGATGGACAGAGCCAAAGAGGCAAAATGCTGCTCAAACTGCATGGTGCCCTGTGGGGTGCTTAACCTCTGCAAGCTGGAAAGCGGGTTTCTCGCAAAGTCTCTGGCAAAAAAAGCAGGAAGTCTCAGTATCGATTTTGATGAAGTATGA
- a CDS encoding thioredoxin family protein: MKIEILGTGCSKCKKTKEIIEKVLKETGVEAEVLKVEDFETILNYGVMVTPAVVVDGDVKVAGKVPDEKDIRKWIN, from the coding sequence ATGAAGATTGAAATTCTTGGAACCGGATGTTCTAAATGCAAGAAAACGAAAGAAATCATTGAAAAGGTCCTCAAAGAAACTGGTGTGGAAGCCGAAGTCTTAAAAGTTGAAGATTTTGAAACCATCCTGAACTACGGAGTAATGGTCACACCAGCCGTCGTGGTTGATGGAGATGTTAAAGTTGCAGGTAAGGTCCCGGATGAAAAAGATATCCGGAAATGGATTAACTGA
- a CDS encoding thioredoxin family protein, producing MAIFCFLLFSSGCTDDSGNEAEFVEVTKDVNDSGSGAELVEVTNLSQIDEALTKGPVVLKLGSKGCIPCKEQEEMLSELLPIYQDSASIMLIDIKEYPEFATTFGVRVIPDTCIITGIEDGKYMYMRQDGSKSSERASARFLGVADKETLSETLEKAIESRNTGE from the coding sequence TTGGCGATTTTTTGTTTTCTTCTTTTCAGCTCAGGTTGCACTGATGATTCCGGCAACGAAGCAGAGTTTGTTGAAGTTACAAAGGATGTTAACGATTCCGGCAGTGGGGCAGAATTGGTCGAAGTTACGAATCTGAGCCAGATTGATGAAGCCCTCACAAAAGGTCCTGTTGTTCTGAAGCTTGGTTCTAAAGGGTGCATTCCCTGTAAAGAGCAGGAAGAGATGCTTTCAGAGCTCCTTCCAATCTATCAAGATTCTGCTTCAATTATGCTCATCGATATCAAAGAGTACCCTGAGTTTGCAACAACGTTCGGAGTAAGAGTCATTCCGGATACCTGTATTATTACAGGCATAGAGGACGGTAAATACATGTACATGCGGCAGGACGGAAGCAAAAGTTCAGAAAGAGCAAGTGCAAGGTTCCTGGGTGTTGCCGATAAAGAAACCCTTTCAGAGACTCTTGAGAAAGCCATCGAATCCAGAAACACAGGGGAGTAA
- a CDS encoding DsrE family protein, which yields MKSVFYLLDTAPYGSEKAFGALNAAAVSLNRMRVTLGLYEDGVYLVAAGQDSRKLGVPNLSDILYSYGELRVFVHEPSLVERGLFGENLIETVELVDEEDFLEAMESSDCVLFL from the coding sequence ATGAAATCAGTATTCTATCTACTGGACACTGCTCCTTACGGCAGTGAAAAAGCCTTCGGGGCACTGAATGCGGCTGCAGTAAGCCTCAACCGGATGCGTGTGACCCTCGGCCTTTATGAAGATGGAGTTTATCTTGTAGCTGCCGGGCAGGATAGCAGAAAGCTTGGAGTACCAAACCTTTCAGATATTCTCTACTCATATGGAGAGTTAAGAGTTTTTGTGCATGAGCCTTCACTGGTTGAAAGGGGTCTTTTTGGAGAAAACCTGATAGAGACCGTGGAACTTGTCGACGAAGAGGACTTTCTCGAAGCCATGGAAAGCTCGGACTGCGTGCTTTTTCTTTAA